Proteins found in one Campylobacter canadensis genomic segment:
- a CDS encoding choline/carnitine O-acyltransferase — translation MKLQIPSIKQTKDSFYKHALAYDSFDKKLFDEFFDNYAVKLQEKLIQYDTAMQSSYLQRAWRKSYLSTKKALAIQSNFSFKLPCQYDLNDFIFTLAHLIKDYENNLLEFKNTQNKKVCSRQFDVLKGACRIPKLLNDDFALSFLKTDYISILHNNNLYKARILKDKISAVDFDFKEEAKEFSLAHLSFCKQSKAAYLYDKYEDYNCFFEIMENSRFNICIIDKEFKDLNEEQNYMLYNAVIYHYKSLNFIYNKNSKNIYINAEHSFFDGASVAFILEYIHKNLKKADSFVKLEYIEQYFDDEFVKNVKAEYEEYKKEQSKNQMFCVDLFNLDSFSKDFIMQAAIAYASYFVYSKYVSMYEAVDVREYNYARTECLRAISVELLQALKTFTKEDFLLANNEHKNRIKDCKKGLGIDRHLFMLEKLIPCIKDNKAKEFFNSKMYLDVCSSVVSTSSLGKNEYCDVFYFHPVCSDGLGVSYAYFENKCYFACTYFKDEQFNIFKQKIQEFFDRFNKVK, via the coding sequence ATGAAATTGCAAATACCAAGTATAAAACAAACAAAAGATAGTTTTTATAAACACGCTTTAGCTTATGATAGCTTTGATAAAAAATTATTTGATGAATTCTTTGATAATTATGCAGTAAAGTTGCAAGAAAAATTAATACAATATGATACAGCAATGCAAAGTTCATACCTTCAAAGAGCTTGGAGAAAATCTTATTTAAGCACAAAAAAGGCTTTAGCAATACAAAGTAATTTTTCCTTTAAATTACCTTGTCAATACGATTTAAATGATTTTATTTTTACCCTTGCACACTTGATAAAAGATTATGAAAACAATCTTTTAGAATTTAAAAATACACAAAATAAAAAAGTATGTTCTAGGCAATTTGATGTTTTAAAAGGAGCTTGCAGAATTCCTAAGCTTTTAAATGATGATTTTGCACTTTCTTTTTTAAAGACTGATTATATTAGTATTTTACACAATAATAATCTTTACAAGGCTAGGATTTTAAAAGATAAAATCAGTGCTGTAGATTTTGATTTTAAAGAAGAAGCAAAAGAATTTAGCCTAGCACATTTATCTTTTTGCAAGCAAAGCAAGGCTGCTTATTTGTATGATAAATATGAAGATTACAATTGTTTTTTTGAGATTATGGAAAATTCTCGTTTTAATATTTGCATAATTGATAAAGAGTTTAAAGATTTAAATGAAGAACAAAATTATATGCTTTATAACGCAGTAATTTATCATTACAAAAGTTTAAACTTTATTTATAATAAAAACAGTAAAAATATTTATATTAACGCAGAGCATAGTTTTTTTGATGGTGCTAGTGTTGCTTTTATTTTAGAATACATACATAAAAATTTAAAAAAAGCTGATAGTTTTGTAAAGTTAGAATACATTGAGCAGTATTTTGATGATGAATTTGTAAAAAACGTTAAGGCTGAATATGAAGAATACAAAAAAGAGCAAAGTAAAAATCAAATGTTTTGTGTTGATTTGTTTAATTTAGATTCTTTTTCTAAGGATTTTATTATGCAAGCTGCTATTGCTTATGCTAGTTATTTTGTGTATTCAAAATATGTATCAATGTATGAAGCAGTTGATGTAAGAGAATATAATTATGCTAGAACAGAATGCCTTAGGGCAATTAGTGTTGAATTATTACAAGCTTTAAAAACTTTTACAAAAGAAGATTTTTTATTAGCAAATAATGAACATAAAAATCGCATTAAAGATTGCAAAAAGGGTTTAGGAATAGATAGACATTTGTTTATGTTAGAAAAATTAATCCCTTGCATAAAGGATAATAAAGCAAAGGAATTTTTTAATTCTAAAATGTATTTAGATGTTTGTTCTAGCGTTGTTTCAACAAGCTCTTTAGGTAAAAATGAATATTGTGATGTGTTTTATTTTCATCCTGTTTGTAGCGATGGTTTAGGTGTATCTTATGCTTATTTTGAAAATAAATGTTATTTTGCTTGTACTTATTTTAAGGACGAGCAATTTAATATATTTAAGCAAAAAATTCAAGAATTTTTTGATAGATTTAATAAAGTAAAATAA
- a CDS encoding BCCT family transporter, with protein MKKSNLFKISAPFVLVIAIISIIYPKELTNFVIMVTTFFYVSFDWFILWLPLLALVLGLFIAFSKYGKIKLSSHEPEYSTFSWMSMLFTAGIGVGIVFYGPLEALWHYQTSPIGINGNYDQQEAMQNAMSISLFVWGLPAWALYTFGGIIIAYFAYRHNGAFAPQACVEIAFKNRIFTKPISKIIILGAIISIALSVSASVAMAVGQVSSGLKIIFDTDFSSDFYKIIILICLSLAFTLASILPISKGMKILGDWTMIISIILLLFVFISGPTHYFISVIVTSIGEVITKTISHSFNLYIFKSRDWLVWYPLAYIVWWITWTPFVGVFLAKISRGRTLKEFILCSIMIPTGFMVVWFSVFSGYGLLDEVQMSKEIVAMANSSNYEGTIYRILQDFPFSKLTQIITVFLFISFVITTITSAAISLGIMTSDDAKSENKFKAAFWCIIIALVSFAVVVTGKIEGIKAMGSFTGFIFVYLLFIMGAALFKQLRKDTK; from the coding sequence ATGAAAAAGAGTAATTTATTTAAAATATCCGCCCCCTTTGTTTTAGTTATAGCAATTATCTCTATTATTTATCCCAAAGAACTAACGAATTTTGTAATTATGGTTACTACATTTTTTTATGTTAGTTTTGATTGGTTTATATTGTGGCTTCCGCTTTTAGCCTTAGTTTTAGGCTTGTTCATTGCTTTTTCTAAATATGGAAAAATTAAATTATCTTCTCATGAGCCTGAATATTCAACCTTTTCTTGGATGAGTATGCTTTTTACAGCTGGTATTGGGGTTGGAATTGTATTTTACGGACCATTGGAAGCTTTGTGGCATTATCAAACTTCTCCTATTGGTATTAATGGAAATTACGACCAACAAGAAGCAATGCAAAATGCTATGAGTATAAGCTTATTTGTGTGGGGCTTGCCTGCTTGGGCTTTATATACTTTTGGTGGGATTATAATTGCATATTTTGCTTATAGACACAATGGGGCTTTTGCTCCACAAGCTTGTGTTGAAATAGCCTTTAAAAATAGAATTTTTACTAAGCCTATATCAAAAATAATTATTTTAGGTGCAATAATTAGCATTGCACTTAGCGTTAGTGCTAGTGTTGCTATGGCGGTAGGTCAAGTAAGTAGTGGTTTAAAGATTATTTTTGATACTGATTTTAGCTCTGATTTTTACAAAATAATAATATTAATATGCTTATCTTTAGCCTTTACACTAGCTTCTATTTTACCTATTTCTAAGGGAATGAAGATTTTAGGCGATTGGACAATGATAATTTCTATAATTTTACTTTTATTTGTTTTTATTAGCGGACCAACGCATTATTTTATAAGCGTTATTGTTACTTCAATAGGCGAAGTTATTACAAAAACAATATCACATAGCTTTAATTTGTATATTTTTAAAAGTAGAGATTGGCTTGTTTGGTATCCTTTAGCTTACATTGTTTGGTGGATTACTTGGACGCCATTTGTAGGAGTGTTTTTAGCAAAAATATCAAGAGGAAGAACGCTAAAAGAATTTATTTTATGCTCAATTATGATTCCTACTGGTTTTATGGTTGTTTGGTTTAGTGTATTTTCTGGTTATGGTTTGCTTGATGAGGTGCAAATGAGTAAAGAAATTGTTGCAATGGCAAATTCAAGCAATTACGAAGGCACTATTTATAGAATTTTGCAAGATTTTCCATTTTCAAAACTCACTCAAATAATAACAGTTTTTTTATTTATTTCCTTTGTTATTACAACAATAACTTCAGCGGCAATATCTTTAGGCATTATGACTAGTGATGATGCAAAAAGTGAAAATAAATTTAAAGCAGCCTTTTGGTGCATAATTATTGCTTTAGTTTCTTTTGCGGTAGTTGTTACAGGAAAAATTGAAGGAATTAAGGCTATGGGTTCTTTTACTGGTTTTATTTTCGTGTATTTGCTTTTTATTATGGGAGCTGCATTGTTTAAACAGCTTAGAAAGGATACAAAATGA
- a CDS encoding peroxiredoxin translates to MLVTKKAPDFTAPAVLGNNTIENNFNLYKNMGKNGTVVFFYPKDFTFVCPSEIIAFDKRFKDFQERGINVIGISGDNEFCHFAWKNTPVNQGGIGNVQFPLVADLTKDIARGFDVLFDEAVALRGSFLLDKDGTVRHAVINDLPLGRNIDEMIRMVDTMLFTNEHGEVCPAGWHKGEKAMKADPKGVADYLANNSDKL, encoded by the coding sequence ATGTTAGTAACAAAAAAAGCACCAGATTTTACAGCTCCAGCTGTATTAGGAAACAATACAATAGAAAATAATTTCAACCTATACAAAAATATGGGTAAAAACGGAACAGTAGTATTCTTTTATCCAAAAGATTTTACCTTTGTATGCCCAAGTGAAATTATTGCTTTTGACAAAAGATTTAAAGATTTCCAAGAAAGAGGAATTAATGTAATCGGAATTAGTGGCGATAACGAATTTTGCCATTTTGCATGGAAAAACACTCCAGTAAATCAAGGTGGTATTGGTAATGTACAATTCCCACTTGTAGCTGATTTAACAAAAGATATCGCAAGAGGTTTTGATGTATTATTTGATGAAGCAGTAGCTCTTAGAGGTTCATTCTTATTAGACAAAGATGGTACAGTAAGACACGCAGTAATTAACGATTTACCACTAGGAAGAAACATTGATGAAATGATTAGAATGGTAGATACAATGCTATTTACAAACGAGCATGGTGAAGTTTGCCCAGCTGGTTGGCATAAAGGTGAAAAAGCTATGAAAGCAGACCCAAAAGGTGTAGCTGATTATCTAGCAAACAATAGCGACAAACTATAA
- a CDS encoding DUF4105 domain-containing protein, with the protein MKKKKKVYKINKFFYSNTNKDAKEELLATLFALYIKKDFYKNKKIKNINKQSALIFDYSNDNLHAICRFALRKEFLEKKLNLTNLLSLNCSDFNKLKDYLNINSASIVFASSYINSPASMFGHTFLLFNDASNNKLLSYAINFAADVDENKQNPFVLMYKGLFGGYLGKYSIRAYYDMIKSYKDNENRDLYEYDLKLTKIELERLLKHFWELKDSSSSYLFLSNNCSYNILWLLENAKKDLDLRKDFFISVFYYKPCIQ; encoded by the coding sequence ATGAAAAAGAAAAAAAAAGTTTATAAAATAAATAAATTCTTTTATTCAAACACCAATAAAGATGCAAAGGAAGAACTGTTAGCAACTTTATTTGCCTTATACATAAAAAAAGATTTTTATAAAAATAAAAAGATTAAAAATATAAATAAACAAAGTGCTTTAATTTTTGATTACAGCAATGATAATTTACATGCTATTTGTCGTTTTGCATTAAGAAAGGAGTTTTTAGAAAAAAAATTGAATTTAACTAATCTTTTAAGCTTAAATTGTAGTGATTTTAATAAATTAAAAGATTATTTAAATATTAATTCCGCTAGTATTGTATTTGCGTCTTCGTATATAAATTCTCCTGCTTCAATGTTTGGGCATACTTTTTTACTTTTTAATGATGCTAGTAATAATAAATTATTATCTTATGCGATTAATTTTGCTGCTGATGTTGATGAAAATAAGCAAAATCCTTTTGTGCTTATGTATAAAGGTTTATTTGGTGGATATTTAGGTAAGTATTCAATAAGAGCTTATTATGATATGATTAAAAGCTATAAAGATAACGAAAATAGAGATTTATATGAATATGATTTAAAACTTACTAAAATAGAGCTTGAAAGATTGTTAAAGCATTTTTGGGAGCTAAAAGATAGCTCTTCTTCTTATTTATTTTTAAGCAATAATTGCTCATACAATATTTTGTGGTTGCTTGAAAATGCTAAAAAAGATTTAGATTTAAGAAAGGATTTTTTTATTAGTGTTTTTTATTACAAACCTTGCATTCAATGA
- a CDS encoding multidrug effflux MFS transporter — MFKYYALITTLAFASSIAPLSTDMYLPALSLVENDFDTSAFYTQLSLTSFFCAFAFGQLIYGPLSDAYGRKKPLIIGLILFIISSIICISVENIYIFILCRFLQALGGCAGVVIARAIVNDLFDSKKALSVFAIMMVISSLAPMLSPSFGGLLLKFFSWHSIFICLFVLGIILLLMVFLFLDESLKSKSEFSLRQSFTNYKIVLNDKIFLSCVLLASFAISSMFAYITSSSFIFIKEFNLSEQAYAILFGANALGFVIFANINAYLAKKIQIQKLLSYAVKIMFLASILMLIVASLKIFILFEMALFVSLAMLGFIMPNTTVIAMQRFKALSGSASALIGAIQFAFATFVSFLVGFLQANSAIALASVVIICMLLANIIFTLAFKNNN; from the coding sequence ATGTTTAAATACTACGCATTAATTACAACTTTAGCTTTTGCAAGCAGCATTGCCCCGCTTTCAACTGATATGTATTTACCAGCCTTAAGCTTGGTTGAAAACGACTTTGACACAAGTGCTTTTTATACCCAGCTTTCGCTTACAAGTTTTTTTTGTGCCTTTGCTTTTGGACAATTAATTTATGGTCCTTTAAGCGATGCTTATGGTAGAAAAAAGCCCTTAATTATTGGTTTAATTTTATTTATTATTTCTAGTATTATTTGCATTAGTGTTGAAAATATTTATATTTTTATTTTATGCAGATTTTTACAAGCTCTTGGTGGATGTGCTGGGGTTGTAATAGCAAGAGCAATAGTAAATGATTTATTTGATAGCAAAAAAGCACTTAGCGTATTTGCGATAATGATGGTTATAAGTTCTTTAGCCCCTATGCTTTCTCCTAGTTTTGGAGGATTGTTATTAAAATTCTTTTCTTGGCATAGTATTTTTATTTGCTTATTTGTTTTAGGAATAATTTTGCTTTTAATGGTCTTTTTATTTTTAGATGAAAGCTTAAAAAGCAAAAGTGAATTTTCTTTACGACAAAGTTTTACAAACTATAAAATAGTATTAAATGATAAAATCTTTTTAAGCTGTGTTTTACTAGCTTCTTTTGCTATTTCTTCAATGTTTGCTTATATTACAAGCTCTTCTTTTATTTTTATTAAAGAATTTAATTTAAGCGAACAAGCTTATGCGATTTTGTTTGGAGCTAATGCTCTTGGTTTTGTTATTTTTGCAAATATAAACGCATATTTAGCAAAGAAAATTCAAATACAAAAACTATTAAGCTATGCAGTAAAAATTATGTTTTTAGCAAGTATTTTAATGCTTATTGTAGCAAGTTTAAAAATATTTATTTTATTTGAAATGGCTCTTTTTGTTTCTTTAGCTATGCTTGGTTTTATCATGCCTAATACAACAGTTATTGCTATGCAAAGATTTAAAGCCTTATCAGGAAGTGCTAGTGCTTTAATTGGCGCTATACAATTTGCTTTTGCTACCTTTGTATCATTTTTAGTAGGTTTTTTACAAGCAAATAGTGCAATTGCTTTAGCAAGCGTAGTGATAATTTGTATGCTTTTAGCAAATATTATTTTTACTCTTGCTTTTAAAAATAATAATTAG
- the infA gene encoding translation initiation factor IF-1 — protein MAKDDVIEIDGNVIEALPNATFKVELDNKHIVLCHIAGKMRMHYIKIMPGDRVKVELTPYSLDKGRITYRHK, from the coding sequence ATGGCAAAAGATGATGTAATAGAAATAGATGGAAATGTAATTGAAGCATTACCAAATGCAACTTTTAAGGTAGAACTTGATAATAAACATATTGTTTTATGCCATATCGCAGGTAAGATGAGAATGCACTATATTAAAATTATGCCTGGCGATAGGGTTAAAGTTGAACTTACGCCTTATAGCCTTGATAAAGGTCGCATTACTTATAGACATAAATAA
- the map gene encoding type I methionyl aminopeptidase, whose translation MIDIYKLEQIEKIRKANELVAKTLDFLEQNTKVGMSLKQVDKMAEEFILSHNAKCAFKGLYGFPGAICLSLNQTCIHGIPDDRILKEGDILGCDVGTIIDGYYGDAARTFGIGKISKKDEELISCAKGALLNAIDNIKEGMRFKELSKILQDYITKAGFTPLLGFCGHGIGKKPHAEPEIPNYLSAGDNAKGGPKIKNGMVFCIEPMICQKDGRPKNVRGDWETQCYDGLNTAHYEHCVAIINNKAEILSI comes from the coding sequence ATGATAGATATATACAAATTAGAACAAATTGAAAAAATAAGAAAAGCAAATGAACTTGTAGCAAAGACGCTTGATTTTTTAGAGCAAAACACAAAAGTAGGTATGAGCTTAAAGCAGGTTGATAAAATGGCTGAAGAATTTATTTTAAGCCACAATGCAAAATGTGCATTTAAAGGTCTTTATGGTTTTCCAGGTGCAATTTGTCTTAGTTTAAATCAAACTTGCATTCACGGAATTCCTGATGATAGGATTTTAAAAGAAGGCGATATTTTAGGTTGTGATGTTGGCACTATTATTGATGGATATTATGGTGATGCAGCAAGAACTTTTGGCATAGGAAAAATTAGTAAAAAAGATGAAGAATTAATCTCTTGTGCAAAAGGAGCATTGCTAAATGCGATTGATAATATTAAAGAAGGAATGAGATTTAAAGAACTTAGTAAAATTTTACAAGATTATATTACAAAAGCAGGTTTTACACCCTTGCTTGGTTTTTGCGGTCATGGAATTGGCAAAAAACCACACGCAGAGCCTGAAATTCCAAACTATTTATCAGCAGGAGATAATGCAAAAGGAGGTCCAAAAATAAAAAATGGAATGGTATTTTGTATTGAACCTATGATTTGTCAAAAAGATGGTCGTCCTAAAAATGTTCGTGGAGATTGGGAGACGCAGTGTTATGATGGTTTAAATACTGCACATTATGAACATTGTGTTGCAATTATAAACAATAAAGCAGAAATTTTATCAATTTAA
- a CDS encoding MBL fold metallo-hydrolase has protein sequence MNIIKQACGVYETNCYIVKGKNVDVVIDPGYKALDFIKQHCTKLAAILNTHGHYDHVWDNLDVKEYFNCEIYCPSDDIFMLDDNFSKGFKKHSKYAKAVQDKEKLIFDELEFTFHHFAGHTPGCSIIEFENCYFSGDFLFYKSIGRWDFPYSDAKAMINSLNKAKNLKDNFILYPGHGISTNTSDEKLHLDSWIRYINANNS, from the coding sequence ATGAACATAATTAAACAAGCGTGTGGAGTTTATGAGACAAATTGTTATATTGTTAAAGGTAAAAATGTAGATGTTGTAATTGACCCAGGTTATAAAGCTTTAGATTTTATTAAACAACATTGCACAAAACTTGCAGCCATTTTAAACACTCATGGGCATTATGACCATGTGTGGGATAATTTAGATGTAAAAGAATATTTCAATTGTGAAATTTATTGCCCTAGCGATGATATTTTTATGCTTGATGATAATTTTTCTAAAGGTTTTAAAAAGCATTCAAAATATGCAAAAGCCGTACAAGATAAAGAAAAATTAATATTTGACGAGCTTGAATTTACTTTTCATCATTTTGCAGGGCATACTCCAGGTTGTAGTATAATTGAGTTTGAAAATTGCTATTTTAGTGGAGATTTTTTATTTTATAAAAGCATTGGTAGATGGGATTTTCCTTACTCTGATGCAAAGGCTATGATTAATAGCTTAAATAAAGCAAAGAATTTAAAAGATAATTTTATTTTATATCCAGGTCACGGAATTAGCACAAATACAAGCGATGAAAAGCTTCATCTTGATTCTTGGATAAGGTATATTAATGCTAATAATTCTTAG
- a CDS encoding glutamate racemase: MSFAIFDSGIGGFSVLFEIIKNNLKNEIFYYADNKNMPFGNKNKTELIKICQDSLDFLNKKEFDFIIIACNTACTIKDELKSKIPLIFISDYTIKAIKKLNNSSLILCTQATLNSGLYQKACFDANINANIIAPVEFASLVEEANKQKAYELMPKYFVKKDYENILFACTHYPFLHKEFAKYFPQANLIDPAKLLVKDLKEKINSAKELKIDFLSSANSIKEQFLRMQNEHN, encoded by the coding sequence ATGAGTTTTGCTATTTTTGACAGCGGAATAGGTGGTTTTAGTGTTTTATTTGAAATAATAAAAAATAATTTAAAAAATGAAATTTTTTACTATGCAGATAATAAAAATATGCCCTTTGGAAATAAAAACAAAACAGAACTTATTAAGATTTGTCAAGATTCTTTAGATTTTTTAAACAAAAAAGAATTTGATTTTATAATAATAGCTTGTAATACTGCTTGTACTATAAAAGATGAATTAAAAAGCAAAATTCCATTGATTTTTATAAGTGATTATACGATAAAGGCAATAAAAAAATTAAACAATTCAAGCTTAATTCTTTGCACTCAAGCAACTTTAAATTCAGGTCTTTATCAAAAGGCTTGTTTTGATGCGAATATAAATGCTAATATTATAGCGCCAGTTGAATTTGCTTCTTTAGTAGAAGAAGCAAATAAGCAAAAAGCATACGAGCTTATGCCAAAATATTTTGTAAAAAAAGATTATGAAAACATACTTTTTGCTTGCACGCATTATCCTTTTTTACATAAAGAATTTGCAAAATATTTTCCACAGGCTAATTTAATTGACCCAGCAAAATTATTAGTAAAAGACTTAAAAGAAAAAATAAATTCAGCAAAAGAGCTTAAAATAGATTTTTTAAGTAGTGCAAATAGCATAAAAGAACAATTTTTAAGGATGCAAAATGAACATAATTAA
- a CDS encoding C40 family peptidase, with amino-acid sequence MRWQFFLPLVLLFVACSYENNTPKAEYPILNKEFIDYRKDNYLDDKYILQEKILKAAKKYKYTPYRLGGVSHIKGTDCSAFTQSVFKEAFNINLARTTTFQKKGGKFVKQVNLKTGDLVFFKSTGPNGLHVGIYLNNHRFIHLSTHGGARVQNLYTPYWAKRYLFARRYL; translated from the coding sequence TTGCGTTGGCAATTTTTTTTGCCTTTGGTTTTATTATTTGTGGCTTGTAGCTATGAAAATAATACGCCAAAGGCAGAATATCCTATTTTAAATAAAGAATTCATTGATTACAGAAAAGATAATTATTTAGATGATAAATATATATTGCAAGAAAAAATTTTAAAAGCAGCAAAAAAATATAAATATACACCTTACAGATTGGGCGGAGTAAGTCATATAAAGGGTACTGATTGCTCAGCTTTTACTCAAAGTGTTTTTAAAGAAGCCTTTAATATTAATTTAGCAAGAACAACCACTTTTCAAAAAAAAGGTGGAAAATTTGTAAAGCAAGTAAATTTAAAAACTGGAGATTTAGTTTTCTTTAAAAGCACAGGTCCAAATGGTTTGCATGTAGGTATTTATTTAAATAATCATAGATTTATACATTTATCAACTCACGGTGGGGCAAGAGTGCAAAATTTATACACTCCTTACTGGGCTAAAAGATATTTATTTGCAAGAAGGTATTTATGA
- the secY gene encoding preprotein translocase subunit SecY, with the protein MNKTLANKIFITLALLFAYRILAYVPVPGVNIDVIKEFFSSNTNNALGMFNMFSGKAAERLSIISLGIMPYITSSIIMELLAATFPNIGRMKKERDGMVKYMQIIRIATIVITIVQSIGVSIGLQSLHSRTGEAAIMIDFSTFLMLSTISMLAGTMLLMWLGEQITQRGVGNGISLIIFAGIVSGIPHAISSTINLVNTGELNFLVVIGIALVIILAVAAIIYVELGERRIPVSYSRKVLMQNQNKRIMNYIPIKLNLSGVIPPIFASAILTFPATILQASTNPVIMKISDFLNPNGFVFHIFTFIFVIFFAYFYSSIVFNAKDISENLKKQGGFIPGIRPGEGTANYLNEIASRLTLSGSIYLAIIATLPWLLAHFMGVPFYFGGTSVLIVVQVALDTMRKIEAQMYMSKYKTLSAVGL; encoded by the coding sequence ATGAATAAAACACTAGCCAATAAAATTTTTATAACTTTGGCTTTATTATTTGCTTACAGGATACTAGCCTATGTGCCAGTTCCTGGAGTAAATATAGATGTTATTAAAGAATTTTTTTCATCTAACACTAATAATGCTTTAGGAATGTTTAATATGTTTAGTGGTAAGGCAGCGGAGAGATTATCTATAATTTCACTTGGAATTATGCCTTATATTACTTCATCAATTATTATGGAGTTATTAGCAGCTACATTTCCTAATATAGGCAGAATGAAAAAAGAGCGTGATGGAATGGTTAAGTATATGCAAATCATTCGTATTGCTACTATTGTAATAACTATTGTTCAAAGCATAGGAGTTTCAATAGGACTACAAAGCTTACATTCTCGCACTGGTGAAGCAGCAATAATGATAGATTTTTCAACCTTTTTAATGCTTAGTACAATTAGTATGTTAGCAGGAACAATGCTACTTATGTGGCTTGGAGAGCAAATTACTCAAAGAGGTGTTGGTAACGGTATATCATTAATTATTTTTGCAGGTATAGTATCAGGAATTCCACATGCTATTTCTAGTACTATTAATCTAGTAAATACAGGAGAATTAAATTTCTTAGTAGTTATTGGTATTGCTCTTGTTATTATTTTAGCTGTTGCTGCGATTATTTATGTTGAATTAGGAGAAAGAAGAATTCCTGTTTCTTATAGTCGTAAGGTTTTAATGCAAAATCAAAATAAAAGAATTATGAATTATATTCCTATTAAATTAAATCTTAGTGGTGTAATTCCTCCTATTTTTGCATCTGCTATTTTAACTTTTCCGGCTACTATTTTGCAAGCAAGTACAAATCCTGTGATTATGAAAATTAGTGATTTTTTAAATCCTAATGGTTTTGTATTTCACATTTTTACTTTTATTTTTGTTATCTTTTTTGCTTATTTTTACTCTTCAATAGTGTTTAATGCAAAAGATATTTCAGAAAATCTTAAAAAGCAAGGTGGTTTTATACCTGGAATTCGTCCAGGAGAAGGAACAGCAAATTATTTAAATGAAATCGCTTCAAGATTAACCTTAAGCGGCTCAATTTATTTAGCAATAATAGCTACTTTACCTTGGTTGTTAGCACATTTTATGGGAGTTCCATTTTATTTTGGTGGAACATCGGTTTTAATTGTTGTTCAAGTAGCACTTGATACAATGAGAAAAATTGAAGCTCAAATGTATATGAGTAAATATAAAACTTTAAGTGCAGTGGGGCTATAA
- the rplO gene encoding 50S ribosomal protein L15 translates to MGLENLQKAAGSTHKTKRIGRGQGSGWGKTATKGGKGQTARKGYNEKRGFEGGQQPLQRRLPKVGFTSKFEKAYAINVEKNPSIKELKEITFESIQSVHKFASSIKKIKLIGKGASELKAKIKDENIITSGSK, encoded by the coding sequence ATGGGACTTGAAAATTTACAAAAAGCAGCAGGTTCAACTCATAAAACTAAGAGAATTGGACGTGGTCAAGGTTCTGGCTGGGGCAAAACAGCTACTAAAGGTGGCAAAGGTCAAACAGCAAGAAAAGGTTATAATGAAAAAAGAGGTTTTGAAGGCGGACAACAACCACTTCAAAGAAGATTACCAAAGGTTGGATTTACATCTAAATTTGAAAAAGCTTATGCAATCAATGTAGAAAAAAATCCAAGCATTAAAGAATTAAAAGAAATTACATTTGAAAGCATTCAAAGCGTGCATAAATTTGCTTCAAGCATTAAAAAAATTAAGCTAATTGGCAAAGGTGCAAGCGAGCTTAAAGCAAAAATTAAAGATGAAAATATCATTACAAGCGGAAGTAAGTAA
- the rpsE gene encoding 30S ribosomal protein S5, producing the protein MEKYNREEFEEVIVDIGRVTKVVKGGRRFRFTALVIVGNKNGLVGVGYGKAKEVPDAIKKAVDDAFKNIISVKLRGQTIPHDVEVKYNASRILLKPASKGTGVIAGGSSRPIIELAGIKDILTKSLGSSNPGNVVRATLKALSMLKG; encoded by the coding sequence ATGGAAAAATATAATAGAGAAGAATTCGAAGAAGTAATTGTTGATATCGGCAGAGTAACTAAGGTTGTAAAGGGTGGTCGCCGCTTTAGATTTACAGCACTTGTTATTGTTGGTAATAAAAACGGGCTTGTAGGTGTTGGATATGGTAAAGCAAAAGAAGTTCCTGATGCTATTAAAAAAGCAGTTGATGATGCGTTTAAAAATATCATTAGTGTTAAACTTCGTGGTCAAACAATTCCACATGATGTTGAAGTAAAATACAATGCTTCTCGTATTTTATTAAAACCTGCTAGTAAAGGTACTGGGGTTATTGCTGGTGGTTCAAGCCGTCCTATTATAGAGCTTGCGGGTATTAAAGATATTTTAACTAAGTCATTAGGTTCAAGTAATCCGGGCAATGTTGTTCGCGCTACTTTAAAAGCTTTAAGTATGTTAAAAGGATAA